A DNA window from Anastrepha ludens isolate Willacy chromosome 6, idAnaLude1.1, whole genome shotgun sequence contains the following coding sequences:
- the LOC128865686 gene encoding uncharacterized histidine-rich protein DDB_G0274557-like yields the protein MWQKISLRVLLVALLLNAVTSKNIRHAANKEDSPDQSSNVGSVLLRLPSVASGRDLSAFLQPTSPPRPSAHDHHHHHHHHHNEEPLKPRPPKRRPHHGDDCDNDEYDCDDYYHPRPPWHYRYPWPYNPWYSAPTASPPAPAPAPAPAPAPAPAPQYGPGSYPPNYGPGAYPPYYGYYGPQSFYNPYYRPPQYIFYNNTYYPVVPAFPNTPRLYNDVEADSEALDYYMDNEEEEE from the coding sequence ATGTGGCAGAAAATTTCATTGCGCGTTCTTCTAGTGGCGCTGCTTTTAAATGCAGTGACAAGTAAAAATATTCGACATGCAGCCAATAAAGAGGACTCACCGGATCAGTCGAGCAATGTTGGATCGGTACTCCTAAGGCTGCCGAGCGTTGCTAGTGGGCGGGATTTGAGTGCATTTTTACAGCCAACCAGCCCACCAAGACCATCTGCACATGATcaccatcatcaccatcatcatcatcataatgAAGAGCCATTAAAGCCAAGACCACCTAAACGTCGACCACATCATGGCGACGATTGCGATAACGATGAATATGATTGTGATGATTATTACCATCCTAGACCACCATGGCATTACAGATATCCATGGCCCTACAATCCGTGGTACTCTGCGCCAACCGCATCTCCACCGGCACCAGCACCAGCACCAGCACCTGCACCCGCACCAGCACCAGCACCACAATATGGACCTGGTTCATATCCACCAAATTATGGACCTGGTGCATATCCACCATATTATGGATATTATGGACCTCAATCTTTTTACAACCCTTACTATCGTCCACCGCAATACATCTTTTACAATAACACATATTACCCCGTCGTACCAGCATTTCCTAATACGCCGAGACTTTACAACGACGTGGAAGCCGATAGTGAAGCCTTGGATTATTACATGgataatgaagaagaagaggagtGA